The following coding sequences lie in one Flavobacterium sp. 20NA77.7 genomic window:
- the ctlX gene encoding citrulline utilization hydrolase CtlX: MKQTTNSILMIRPVAFRMNEQTAVNNYYQKVLDNLTPETVNFKAQQEFDHFVEKLKNVGVNVIVIQDTKQPDTPDSVFPNNWISFHETGDVVLYPMFAENRRLERREDVLDILEEAGFEITEVMDYTSAEEDNVFLEGTGSILLDREFNKAYCALSPRADEELFIEFCEDFDMSPVIFEAFQTVNGERKHIYHTNVMMCIAETFAVICADCIDDKQERKMVLENLKSDGKELILITEDQVTNFAGNMLQVRGKNDKRYLVMSNSAYQSLTKSQIDKIEKHCEILHASLDIIEACGGGSARCMMAEVFLPKAE, translated from the coding sequence ATGAAACAAACAACAAATTCAATATTAATGATTCGTCCCGTAGCATTTAGGATGAACGAACAAACCGCAGTAAATAATTATTATCAAAAAGTATTAGATAATTTAACTCCTGAAACAGTTAATTTCAAAGCACAGCAGGAGTTTGATCATTTTGTTGAAAAATTAAAAAATGTCGGTGTGAATGTCATTGTTATTCAAGACACAAAGCAACCCGATACGCCAGACAGTGTATTTCCGAATAATTGGATTTCATTCCACGAAACAGGAGATGTGGTTTTGTATCCTATGTTTGCCGAGAATAGAAGATTAGAAAGACGAGAAGATGTATTAGATATTCTTGAAGAAGCTGGATTTGAAATAACGGAAGTCATGGATTACACTTCTGCCGAAGAAGATAATGTGTTTTTAGAAGGAACAGGAAGTATTCTTTTAGATAGAGAGTTTAATAAAGCATATTGTGCCTTATCACCTCGTGCAGATGAGGAATTATTTATTGAATTTTGTGAAGATTTTGACATGAGTCCTGTCATTTTTGAGGCATTTCAGACGGTTAATGGAGAAAGAAAACATATTTACCATACGAATGTAATGATGTGCATTGCAGAAACTTTTGCTGTAATCTGTGCAGATTGTATTGATGATAAGCAAGAGCGAAAAATGGTCTTGGAAAATTTAAAATCTGATGGGAAAGAACTTATTTTAATTACAGAGGACCAAGTAACTAATTTTGCGGGAAATATGCTGCAAGTCAGAGGAAAAAATGATAAACGCTATTTAGTTATGAGTAATTCAGCGTATCAAAGTTTAACAAAATCACAGATTGATAAAATCGAAAAACATTGTGAAATTTTACACGCGAGTCTTGATATTATAGAAGCCTGTGGTGGAGGAAGTGCTCGTTGTATGATGGCTGAGGTTTTCTTACCCAAAGCGGAATAA
- a CDS encoding dimethylarginine dimethylaminohydrolase family protein, which translates to MLQLNIHDETSRLKAVVLGIAENNGPTPTAEEAYDPKSLEHIKAGTYPVEADMIAEMEAFNQVFQKYDVKVYRPEIIENYNQIFTRDIGFVIDDIFIKANILPDRERELDAIQYVIDQMNPQKVVRPPEEVHIEGGDVMLWNNHIFIGTYKGSDYKEYITARTNLAGVNYIKKLFPTKIVKEFDLVKSKIEPRDNALHLDCCFQPVGKNKGIIYKSGFREEADYMYLVKLFGKENLFHIEREEMYHMNSNVFSIAPDVVVSEKNFIRLNNWLKKNGFIVEEIPYAEISKQEGLLRCSTLPLIRE; encoded by the coding sequence ATGTTACAATTAAATATTCATGACGAAACTTCTAGACTTAAAGCGGTAGTATTAGGAATTGCTGAAAATAATGGGCCAACGCCTACAGCTGAAGAGGCATATGATCCAAAATCATTAGAACATATAAAAGCAGGTACATATCCTGTAGAAGCAGATATGATTGCTGAAATGGAAGCCTTTAATCAAGTGTTTCAGAAGTATGATGTCAAAGTATATAGACCAGAAATAATTGAAAATTACAATCAAATTTTTACAAGAGATATTGGGTTTGTTATAGATGATATTTTTATAAAAGCAAATATTTTACCCGATAGAGAGCGAGAATTAGACGCGATTCAGTATGTTATTGACCAAATGAATCCCCAAAAAGTGGTAAGACCTCCTGAAGAAGTACATATTGAAGGTGGTGATGTGATGTTATGGAATAATCATATTTTTATTGGAACGTATAAAGGATCCGATTACAAAGAGTACATAACAGCTAGAACAAATTTAGCAGGGGTAAATTATATAAAAAAACTTTTTCCAACTAAAATTGTTAAAGAGTTTGATTTAGTTAAGTCTAAAATAGAACCTCGAGACAATGCCTTGCACTTAGATTGCTGTTTTCAACCTGTAGGTAAAAATAAAGGGATTATCTATAAAAGTGGTTTTAGAGAAGAGGCAGATTATATGTATTTAGTTAAGCTTTTTGGAAAAGAAAATTTATTTCACATTGAACGAGAAGAAATGTACCACATGAATTCAAATGTATTCTCAATTGCGCCAGATGTTGTAGTTTCTGAGAAAAATTTTATACGATTAAACAATTGGCTTAAAAAAAACGGATTTATTGTTGAAGAAATACCGTATGCTGAAATTTCAAAACAAGAAGGATTATTAAGGTGTTCAACCCTACCTTTAATAAGAGAATAA
- a CDS encoding mannose-1-phosphate guanylyltransferase, translating into MTSKYYAIIMAGGVGSRFWPVSTTDFPKQFHDMLGTGETLIQKTFSRLSNIVPVENILILTNEKYTNLVTEQLPLVKRENIVTEPAMRNTAPCILYASLKIKKQNPEALLIVAPSDHWIEDETAFVENVQQAFHFCETENALMTLGIKPNFPNTGFGYIEYSQQDNKPIKKVVQFREKPNYETAKSFLKSGNFLWNAGIFIWSVKEIVAAFEQFQPMMNELFLSGMNFYNTANENQFISENYASAANISIDYAILEKANNVYVLPATFDWNDLGTWGSLHEKLDKDANNNAVVNATVVLENASNNIIRTASKKLIVIDGINDFIIVDKDDVLLIYPKEKEQDIKKLVEKMNN; encoded by the coding sequence ATGACAAGCAAGTATTATGCAATAATAATGGCAGGTGGCGTAGGTTCAAGGTTTTGGCCTGTGAGCACTACTGATTTTCCAAAGCAATTTCACGATATGCTTGGAACAGGTGAAACGTTGATTCAAAAAACATTTTCTAGACTTTCTAACATTGTTCCAGTAGAAAATATTTTAATTCTTACAAACGAAAAATATACAAATTTGGTAACAGAGCAACTTCCTCTGGTAAAAAGAGAAAATATTGTGACTGAACCAGCTATGCGAAATACAGCTCCGTGTATTTTATACGCGTCTTTAAAAATCAAAAAACAAAACCCAGAAGCCTTACTAATTGTTGCTCCTAGTGATCATTGGATTGAAGATGAAACTGCTTTTGTGGAAAATGTACAACAAGCATTTCATTTTTGTGAAACAGAAAATGCATTAATGACTTTAGGTATTAAACCAAATTTTCCAAATACCGGTTTCGGATATATTGAATACAGTCAGCAAGACAACAAACCTATAAAAAAAGTAGTCCAATTTAGAGAAAAACCAAATTATGAAACAGCAAAAAGCTTTTTAAAGAGTGGAAATTTTTTATGGAATGCAGGAATTTTTATTTGGAGCGTAAAAGAAATTGTAGCTGCATTTGAACAGTTTCAACCCATGATGAACGAATTGTTTTTAAGTGGAATGAATTTCTATAATACAGCTAATGAAAATCAATTTATCAGCGAAAATTATGCTAGCGCAGCTAATATTTCTATTGATTATGCTATTTTAGAAAAAGCAAATAATGTGTATGTGTTACCCGCAACGTTTGACTGGAACGATTTAGGAACATGGGGTTCTCTTCATGAAAAGTTAGATAAAGACGCAAATAATAATGCTGTAGTAAATGCGACCGTAGTATTAGAGAACGCATCAAATAATATAATAAGAACAGCCTCAAAAAAACTAATAGTAATTGACGGTATAAATGATTTTATAATTGTTGATAAAGACGATGTATTACTCATTTATCCAAAAGAGAAAGAACAAGATATCAAAAAACTTGTTGAAAAAATGAATAATTAA
- a CDS encoding SprT-like domain-containing protein → MSEVLHKYLPEHAVIPCFELIKMNHVHLKIVKERQTRHGDYRRHPDGFHQITVNASLNKYRFLITLIHEIAHLVAFEKYGRTILPHGPEWKHTFQRLMIPFINPQIFPHQLLPLLARHFKNPKASSDTDATLALALKQFDERDTEKNYIFEIPYGSVFRFKNGKVFKKIAIRVKRYECMEVQTGKMYLFNPNAEVELLPS, encoded by the coding sequence GCATGCGGTTATTCCTTGTTTTGAATTAATCAAAATGAATCACGTGCATCTTAAAATTGTTAAAGAACGACAAACGAGACACGGAGACTATAGAAGACATCCTGATGGATTTCACCAAATTACTGTTAATGCAAGCTTAAATAAATACCGTTTCTTAATTACCCTAATTCATGAAATAGCACATCTTGTAGCTTTTGAAAAATATGGCAGAACTATTTTGCCTCATGGTCCCGAATGGAAACATACGTTCCAACGGTTAATGATTCCATTTATCAATCCTCAAATTTTTCCTCATCAATTACTACCACTTTTAGCTCGACATTTTAAAAATCCAAAAGCCAGTAGCGATACAGATGCTACTCTTGCTTTGGCTTTAAAACAATTTGATGAAAGAGATACAGAGAAAAATTATATTTTTGAAATTCCGTATGGTAGTGTATTTCGATTTAAGAATGGCAAGGTATTTAAAAAAATAGCCATCAGAGTAAAACGATACGAATGTATGGAAGTACAAACAGGTAAAATGTATCTTTTTAACCCAAATGCTGAGGTAGAACTTCTGCCAAGTTAA